From one Luteolibacter sp. SL250 genomic stretch:
- a CDS encoding CPBP family glutamic-type intramembrane protease, translated as MNLFRRFVRSHELLIALSLVLVVNAVFVGCIHSGILPHKLYYYGRFLLLGSTLGTVVLIGSGFSGVFALLRPMLKWRISPWWYLLAFTWAASMCTLTLMGKVAFTQASLSILRPDLSVILMPAVAVTIFVGSFVGEIVWVSYAIRKLSARFTPFIGSQIVGVVWTLWWMPMVLLNVGVFPDLPPLALLVSMLGIAAMCSFVYHHTRSGIAVLILQMMVNSSSVIFPVIPHTGGIGTFVAYGIVYYTAVVLLYLRFGPKPILPSKASEPEIMAAGQAQ; from the coding sequence ATGAATCTGTTCCGCCGCTTCGTGCGCAGCCATGAACTGTTGATCGCGCTCAGCCTCGTGCTGGTCGTCAATGCCGTGTTTGTCGGCTGCATCCACTCGGGCATCCTCCCGCACAAACTCTACTACTATGGCAGATTTCTCCTGCTCGGGTCCACGTTGGGCACGGTCGTGCTCATTGGCAGTGGATTCTCCGGCGTGTTCGCCCTCCTGCGGCCCATGCTCAAGTGGCGCATCTCCCCCTGGTGGTATCTGCTCGCCTTCACCTGGGCCGCCTCCATGTGCACCCTCACCCTGATGGGGAAGGTAGCCTTCACCCAGGCTTCGCTGTCGATCCTCAGGCCGGACCTCTCGGTCATTCTCATGCCCGCCGTGGCGGTCACGATCTTCGTCGGCTCCTTCGTCGGTGAGATCGTCTGGGTCAGCTACGCCATCCGCAAGCTCTCCGCCCGCTTCACCCCGTTCATCGGCAGCCAGATCGTCGGCGTCGTCTGGACCCTCTGGTGGATGCCAATGGTGTTGCTCAATGTCGGAGTGTTCCCGGACCTACCGCCCTTGGCGCTGCTGGTCAGCATGCTCGGCATCGCCGCCATGTGTTCCTTCGTCTACCACCACACCAGGAGCGGCATCGCGGTCCTGATCCTGCAGATGATGGTCAACTCCTCCTCCGTCATCTTCCCCGTCATCCCGCACACCGGCGGCATCGGCACCTTCGTCGCCTACGGCATCGTCTATTACACCGCCGTCGTCCTGCTCTACCTCCGCTTCGGCCCGAAGCCGATCCTGCCGAGCAAGGCAAGCGAGCCGGAGATCATGGCGGCAGGGCAGGCGCAGTGA